The following are encoded together in the Paenibacillus pabuli genome:
- a CDS encoding CHC2 zinc finger domain-containing protein — protein MGLREIFQDKMSLPDYFSTYVRNEDIKMMRRVCCPIHSENTPSFFYMRDTDTFSCFGCGKAGSIIELHYYLMRLDDEKITKQVAIEDLAHILGIKLNRRFEKIKLEATLPQKYFQDKLVKSARGNISSLARIDLLNAFGNTPEEILGIMKSGKL, from the coding sequence ATGGGCTTGCGTGAAATATTCCAAGATAAGATGTCGTTACCTGACTATTTCTCTACCTATGTCCGAAATGAGGATATCAAGATGATGCGTAGGGTTTGTTGTCCTATTCACTCGGAGAATACACCATCTTTCTTCTATATGCGAGATACTGATACATTCTCTTGTTTCGGCTGTGGCAAGGCTGGATCAATCATCGAGTTGCACTATTATTTGATGAGATTAGATGATGAAAAAATCACTAAGCAGGTTGCAATCGAGGATTTGGCCCATATCTTAGGAATCAAGTTGAATCGTCGTTTTGAGAAAATAAAACTCGAAGCTACTCTTCCTCAGAAGTATTTCCAGGATAAGTTAGTTAAGAGTGCGCGAGGAAATATTTCATCATTAGCAAGGATTGACTTGCTGAATGCTTTTGGTAATACACCTGAAGAGATTCTCGGAATCATGAAATCAGGTAAACTATAG
- a CDS encoding DnaB-like helicase C-terminal domain-containing protein, whose amino-acid sequence MVITEEDIFPYIIRGEGKDYEAVQDMTIYFIQAVPHNIFTKQWHILYDIIQNGVRFSKFYNNQQANQIMKRAVSNYVTKPEIQIKDVTENYYDEKLAADDLYGVCTNTWLEMSDEVLDVNDFKANLDLYIETWAAAQYQKIHVDAYAIMSKEMRVGREIFYGLEGSKRYYSMESTKVETILNASKRTTSRIYVAPEGYESYQKNKENSPITHVLTHTGVKSIDKVIGGIRKSDLMAVIAFSGHGKTRFVSNMVYNAMMLGQHGVYYCLESETNEYIAKLIARHLAEKYNNPPISDTDIIQKRYPNAEIENLVHLAEYDLFNNEAYGKVEFIPGPLYIEDFQSGIEAIWNDRGRLDFVVIDHTGLVQSHLLKTKKEMLDWFYPQLKIISGSFMGEGIGVVCAHQLNRETHAELLKAEDDVEVATDQGAADSIEVIRSSSLAITIFCEPRHKDTDTSDILCAKMRNGKGFRRTKVYAQMGNCLYRDLPQTAGEATYTL is encoded by the coding sequence ATGGTAATTACAGAAGAGGATATTTTCCCTTATATAATCCGGGGAGAAGGCAAGGACTATGAAGCAGTACAGGATATGACCATTTATTTCATTCAAGCAGTACCACATAACATTTTCACGAAACAGTGGCATATTCTTTACGATATTATACAGAACGGCGTAAGATTCAGTAAATTTTACAATAATCAGCAGGCCAACCAGATCATGAAACGGGCTGTCTCCAACTATGTGACTAAGCCTGAGATTCAGATCAAGGATGTCACTGAGAATTATTATGATGAGAAACTTGCGGCTGACGATCTCTACGGTGTCTGTACTAACACGTGGTTAGAAATGAGTGATGAAGTTCTCGATGTAAATGATTTTAAGGCTAACCTTGATTTGTATATCGAAACATGGGCTGCTGCTCAATATCAGAAGATTCACGTCGATGCCTACGCTATCATGAGTAAGGAAATGCGTGTTGGGCGTGAGATATTTTACGGACTCGAAGGAAGCAAACGGTATTATAGCATGGAATCTACTAAGGTAGAGACTATTCTCAATGCATCAAAACGTACAACATCAAGAATCTACGTTGCACCAGAAGGTTATGAATCATACCAGAAAAATAAAGAGAATAGCCCTATTACTCACGTACTTACGCATACAGGTGTGAAAAGTATTGACAAAGTAATTGGTGGTATACGTAAGTCAGATTTGATGGCTGTTATCGCTTTCTCTGGTCATGGTAAAACTCGTTTCGTTTCTAACATGGTTTATAATGCAATGATGTTGGGCCAGCACGGTGTCTATTATTGTTTGGAATCAGAAACGAATGAGTACATTGCTAAACTAATTGCAAGACACTTAGCGGAGAAATATAACAATCCTCCTATTTCTGATACTGATATCATCCAGAAACGTTACCCTAACGCTGAAATTGAGAACCTTGTACACTTGGCTGAGTATGATCTGTTCAATAACGAAGCCTACGGTAAGGTTGAATTTATTCCAGGACCTTTGTATATCGAAGACTTCCAATCTGGTATTGAAGCTATATGGAATGACCGTGGACGTTTGGACTTTGTCGTAATCGACCACACAGGTTTGGTGCAGTCACACCTTCTTAAAACGAAAAAGGAAATGCTGGACTGGTTTTACCCTCAATTGAAAATTATTTCTGGATCGTTCATGGGAGAAGGTATTGGAGTTGTATGCGCACACCAACTTAACCGTGAAACTCACGCTGAACTCTTGAAGGCTGAGGATGATGTTGAGGTGGCAACTGACCAAGGTGCGGCTGACTCTATCGAAGTAATTCGGTCTTCAAGTTTGGCGATCACTATATTCTGTGAACCTCGCCATAAAGATACGGATACTTCCGATATATTATGTGCTAAAATGCGTAATGGTAAGGGATTCCGTCGTACTAAAGTGTATGCTCAGATGGGTAACTGTCTTTATCGGGATTTACCTCAGACTGCAGGAGAAGCTACTTATACACTATAA
- a CDS encoding 3D domain-containing protein, giving the protein MEEPMRKLTIRLAFGALAMLSLTAGGWLSTQTLEAKSESTEGNTSQIAADNQIPPANEEIDKLYRKVYELTKTNDEQMEQIDAINLLLIQSLSEKANKAEHNAKVAKAVANEATKIIRESQGTQAIVKTVVKAPSGKQGKPKVIVQQDVGSVITVIATSYIALCDTGCTGITATGIDVRDKTPNIIAVDPDIIPLNRKVELFVNDKSIGIYETQDTGGDIKGFRIDILKSSEREALNFGNQEVTVKIIE; this is encoded by the coding sequence ATGGAGGAACCTATGCGAAAACTCACGATCCGGCTAGCGTTTGGTGCGCTGGCTATGCTTAGCCTGACAGCAGGCGGCTGGCTATCTACTCAAACTCTTGAAGCTAAATCAGAGTCTACTGAAGGTAACACTTCACAGATTGCTGCTGACAACCAAATTCCACCTGCAAATGAAGAAATCGATAAACTCTACCGTAAAGTCTATGAACTAACAAAAACTAATGATGAGCAGATGGAACAGATTGACGCGATAAACTTATTGTTAATTCAGTCTCTATCTGAAAAAGCGAACAAAGCTGAGCATAACGCTAAAGTAGCCAAGGCTGTTGCAAACGAAGCTACTAAAATTATTAGAGAATCCCAAGGAACTCAGGCTATCGTTAAAACTGTTGTGAAGGCTCCTTCGGGTAAACAAGGCAAACCTAAAGTTATTGTGCAGCAAGACGTAGGCTCTGTCATTACGGTTATAGCTACATCTTATATTGCTCTTTGTGATACAGGTTGTACGGGTATTACAGCTACAGGTATTGATGTCCGCGATAAAACACCAAATATTATTGCAGTTGACCCCGACATCATCCCATTGAATCGCAAGGTGGAATTATTCGTTAACGATAAATCTATCGGTATCTACGAAACACAGGATACTGGTGGAGATATTAAAGGCTTCCGCATTGACATACTAAAAAGTTCTGAACGCGAAGCGCTTAACTTTGGTAACCAAGAGGTTACAGTAAAAATTATTGAGTAG